GCTAGAGAAAAAAGCCCCTAGCCACCTGTGCCCTACGATCAATATTGATGAAGGCGACTTTGTGATTCTTACACAACAAATGGCTAGTGTACCAACTAAAATCCTTACGACCCCAGTCAACGAGCTCACCACGTTTAGAAACGAAATTATTGCTGCTATCGACTTTTTGATTACTGGCATATAACGAATGACATGGATTCTCCCTCATGAAGATCTGCCACACTTAAGTGGTCGCTGTGAGAGTACTGGAGGTAACCTATCTCATTCCATATGTCATTGCGGTGTTGACCTTGCCAAACACCATTTTATACATGGCGATGATGTCATCCATGCAATGTAATCCTGTTTTCAAAACCATTATTCACGACTTTTAGATGCAGGGAAACCTAAGAAAGTGGCTATCATTGCCTGCGTTCGCAAGATGGTTGTAATACTGAATTCAATACTACGAGATGGCGTCATGTGAGATGAAAATATAGCCAAAGCTTAGCTATTGACGCCATAGTCGTTTGTTAGGCTTCGGTGTTATGTGCACACTTTGCTTCTTCAAAATCCCATAAACCTGCCTTTTCTCCTGCCTCCAAGTAACTATACGCTTCGAAAATGTCAGCATCAGGTGGCACATCGATAGATAGCAAATTGGATTCTAAGCCTTCATAGGTGCAACCTATACTTTCTAATTTGCCCCAGACTTTCTTAAATTCCTTGGCTTCTAACACTCCCACTCCCAACAAAGCCCTGTAGGTGGAGCGACCTGAATTTTCATACAGTCCTACCACGGTTGGTATTCCAGTCCCTTCCGCGATAACAACATCTTCATAACTATAACCATATGCACCAAACGGCGAGTTCTGAAGCCTATATAAGTTGTTTCCAAGAGGCATAGCCCACAGTGTTTCTGTAGAGGAGTTCAGCGTGTTCTCAGGCTCTAGTTCAAATTTAACTTTTACTAATTCATTCACTGGTTCCTCCTTGAAGCCTAACGAATAACATGGATTCCCCCTCATGAAGATCTGCCACACTTAGGCGATCGCTGTGAGAATGCTGGAGGTAGCCATGTCACAATCCATCAGTTATTGCGGTGTTGACCTCGCCAAACACCCTTTTAGTTTGCACGCGGTTGACGAATGAGGGGTCACGCTTCTTCACAAGTCTGTTTCGCGCGCCAATTTACTCACAACCATAGCAAATATGTCGCTTATGCGTATAGAGTTAGAAGCTTGCAATCGCCCATGCTGCCAATCTGCGTTGGAGTCAGCCGACCGAGATAGCCGAAAGGCGAAGATAAGGAGAATGGCATTAGCACAGTGAAACAGAGGTCAACAGAGAACACGCAAATAGAAGGTAACCTATTGAAGTGACCTAGCTTATCGTCGCTTCTGGTTGCGCTCGCTTTAAATTCGGTGCAAGGTTTCACACCCCTTTCAATCTACCTGAGTA
This DNA window, taken from Thaumasiovibrio subtropicus, encodes the following:
- a CDS encoding CcdB family protein, whose amino-acid sequence is MSQFTLYKNNDKNTASAYPYFVDVQSELLDSLNTRLVIPLTPIELLEKKAPSHLCPTINIDEGDFVILTQQMASVPTKILTTPVNELTTFRNEIIAAIDFLITGI
- a CDS encoding DUF4265 domain-containing protein, translated to MNELVKVKFELEPENTLNSSTETLWAMPLGNNLYRLQNSPFGAYGYSYEDVVIAEGTGIPTVVGLYENSGRSTYRALLGVGVLEAKEFKKVWGKLESIGCTYEGLESNLLSIDVPPDADIFEAYSYLEAGEKAGLWDFEEAKCAHNTEA